A stretch of Arachis hypogaea cultivar Tifrunner chromosome 15, arahy.Tifrunner.gnm2.J5K5, whole genome shotgun sequence DNA encodes these proteins:
- the LOC112749831 gene encoding gamma-tocopherol methyltransferase, chloroplastic isoform X1, with protein sequence MALLATTTIAFKTINTQIRSRSFLPAQRHLPLSSPPPSSSFFRIVSVKAMELEQKDPMVIDENGVLKKGIAEFYDESSAIWEDIWGDHMHHGFYPPDSTISLSDHRAAQIRMIEQALRFASIPLAEDERKWPKKIVDVGCGIGGSSRYLSEKFGATAIGITLSPIQAQRANALAAAQGLANKVSFQVADALDQPFPDGQFDLVWSMESGEHMPDKAKFVSELARVAAPGATIIIVTWCHRDLGPDEESLKPWEEKHLKKICDAFYLPAWCSTADYVKLLESLSLQDIKSEDWSPYVAPFWPAVIRSALSWKGLTSLLRSGLKTIKGALAMPLMIEGFKKDLIKFAIITCRKPE encoded by the exons ATGGCTTTATTGGCAACTACTACAATCGCCTTTAAAACTATTAATACTCAAATTCGCAGTCGCAGTTTTCTACCGGCGCAACGGCATCTCCCGCTCTCTtcccctcctccttcttcttcgttCTTCAGAATTGTTTCCGTCAAAGCAATGGAATTGGAGCAGAAGGATCCGATGGTGATCGACGAGAATGGAGTTCTTAAGAAAGGTATTGCCGAGTTCTACGATGAGTCCTCTGCTATTTGGGAGGATATTTGGGGAGACCACATGCACCATGGCTTTTATCCTCCCGATTCTACCATCTCCCTCTCCGATCATCGTGCTGCTCAGATCCGAATGATCGAACAAGCTCTTCGATTTGCTTCTATTCCTCTAG CAGAGGATGAGAGGAAATGGCCGAAGAAGATAGTGGATGTTGGATGCGGGATTGGGGGAAGCTCAAGGTATCTGTCTGAAAAATTTGGAGCTACTGCCATCGGTATTACTCTCAGTCCTATTCAAGCTCAAAGGGCTAATGCTCTTGCTGCTGCTCAGGGTTTGGCCAACAAG GTTTCGTTTCAAGTGGCAGATGCTTTAGACCAACCATTTCCGGATGGGCAATTCGATCTTGTTTGGTCCATggaaagtggagaacacatgccTGACAAAGCCAAG TTTGTGAGTGAGTTGGCTAGAGTAGCTGCACCGGGTGCCACCATAATAATAGTAACATGGTGCCACAGAGATCTTGGCCCTGATGAAGAATCCCTAAAGCCATGGGAAGAAAAACACTTGAAGAAGATATGTGATGCTTTCTATCTTCCAGCATGGTGCTCAACTGCTGATTACGTTAAATTGCTTGAGTCCCTATCATTACAG GACATCAAGTCAGAAGATTGGTCTCCTTATGTTGCTCCATTCTGGCCCGCGGTGATACGGTCAGCATTATCATGGAAGGGTCTTACTTCACTCTTGCGCAGTG GATTGAAAACCATAAAAGGAGCTTTGGCTATGCCATTGATGATAGAAGGATTCAAGAAGGATCTAATTAAGTTTGCGATCATTACATGCAGAAAGCCTGAATAA
- the LOC112749831 gene encoding gamma-tocopherol methyltransferase, chloroplastic isoform X2, with translation MALLATTTIAFKTINTQIRSRSFLPAQRHLPLSSPPPSSSFFRIVSVKAMELEQKDPMVIDENGVLKKGIAEFYDESSAIWEDIWGDHMHHGFYPPDSTISLSDHRAAQIRMIEQALRFASIPLEDERKWPKKIVDVGCGIGGSSRYLSEKFGATAIGITLSPIQAQRANALAAAQGLANKVSFQVADALDQPFPDGQFDLVWSMESGEHMPDKAKFVSELARVAAPGATIIIVTWCHRDLGPDEESLKPWEEKHLKKICDAFYLPAWCSTADYVKLLESLSLQDIKSEDWSPYVAPFWPAVIRSALSWKGLTSLLRSGLKTIKGALAMPLMIEGFKKDLIKFAIITCRKPE, from the exons ATGGCTTTATTGGCAACTACTACAATCGCCTTTAAAACTATTAATACTCAAATTCGCAGTCGCAGTTTTCTACCGGCGCAACGGCATCTCCCGCTCTCTtcccctcctccttcttcttcgttCTTCAGAATTGTTTCCGTCAAAGCAATGGAATTGGAGCAGAAGGATCCGATGGTGATCGACGAGAATGGAGTTCTTAAGAAAGGTATTGCCGAGTTCTACGATGAGTCCTCTGCTATTTGGGAGGATATTTGGGGAGACCACATGCACCATGGCTTTTATCCTCCCGATTCTACCATCTCCCTCTCCGATCATCGTGCTGCTCAGATCCGAATGATCGAACAAGCTCTTCGATTTGCTTCTATTCCTCTAG AGGATGAGAGGAAATGGCCGAAGAAGATAGTGGATGTTGGATGCGGGATTGGGGGAAGCTCAAGGTATCTGTCTGAAAAATTTGGAGCTACTGCCATCGGTATTACTCTCAGTCCTATTCAAGCTCAAAGGGCTAATGCTCTTGCTGCTGCTCAGGGTTTGGCCAACAAG GTTTCGTTTCAAGTGGCAGATGCTTTAGACCAACCATTTCCGGATGGGCAATTCGATCTTGTTTGGTCCATggaaagtggagaacacatgccTGACAAAGCCAAG TTTGTGAGTGAGTTGGCTAGAGTAGCTGCACCGGGTGCCACCATAATAATAGTAACATGGTGCCACAGAGATCTTGGCCCTGATGAAGAATCCCTAAAGCCATGGGAAGAAAAACACTTGAAGAAGATATGTGATGCTTTCTATCTTCCAGCATGGTGCTCAACTGCTGATTACGTTAAATTGCTTGAGTCCCTATCATTACAG GACATCAAGTCAGAAGATTGGTCTCCTTATGTTGCTCCATTCTGGCCCGCGGTGATACGGTCAGCATTATCATGGAAGGGTCTTACTTCACTCTTGCGCAGTG GATTGAAAACCATAAAAGGAGCTTTGGCTATGCCATTGATGATAGAAGGATTCAAGAAGGATCTAATTAAGTTTGCGATCATTACATGCAGAAAGCCTGAATAA